The nucleotide window TATTGACTTTCAAAACCTATagggatttttttccctatttaaGTTGTCTTAATTCTGCCTGTTTTacaggatttaaaaaatgattggtCTTTATTCGCTTGGTGCTCGGATAAGTGGCTCTACAGTCCGCGTTTCGACATGGCTGACAATGCTTGGATTTGCTTTTGTCATGGCCGTTGCGCACGGGCAGGTCCGTTATTCTATTCCAGAGGAGATGAATAAGGGATCAGTGGTGGGAAATATCGTGCAGGATCTCGGTTTGGATGTAAAGAGACTGAAATCTGGCAGAGCACGGATCTTTACGGAGGACAGTCGTGAGTACATCGGTCTGAATGTGGATAAAGGCACTCTGATAGTGAGAGAGAGGATAGATAGAGAGGAGCTGTGCGCTCAAGTGTCTCCATGCTCTTTACATTTTCAGATTATTATAGAAAATCCAATGGAGTTACATAGAATCGACGTGGAAATTCTGGATATAAATGATCATGCACCTGCTTTCGACAGAAAAGAAATCAGTATTGAAATATTTGAATCTGCACTTTCTGGTTCACGGTTTTCTTTAGACAGTGCACATGATCCTGATGTCGGGGTGAATACACTGCAGAGATACACTCTTAATCCTATGGATCATTTCTCACTGAAAGAATTATCACGTAGCGACGGCACCAAATATGTtgtaatggttttaaaaacaccTTTAGACAGAGAGCAACAAGAGACGCATAATTTAATTTTGACAGCATTTGATGGTGGCACTCCTCAAAAATCTGGAACAGTTAAAATTACCGTCACTGTTCTTGATGTAAACGACAATTCTCCTGTGTTCAGTCAGCCAATATACCGAGTATCTTTATTCGAGAACTCTCTGAAAAATAGTTTAGTAGTAGTCGTCAGTGCTACTGACAAGGATAAAGGATCTAATGGCGAAATTACctattcattttcacaaagcaCCGGAAAAGAAGCGATGGATTTGTTCAGCATTGATTCGGACACTGGAGAAATAAAGGTGGAAGGTTTCCTAGATTTTGAAAAATCTAAACAGTATGAACTAGATGTCGAGGCGAATGATAAGGGCGGGTTAGTTGATGCTAGTAAAGTGCTCATTGAAATTATCGATATTAATGACAATACCCCTGTTATCAGTGTTATTTCATTTTCCAACCCAATACCAGAAGATTCTATCCCTGACTCGACTGTAgctatgttaaatattaaagacGTAGACAGTGGAAAGAATGGACAAATTAAATGCACAGTGAATTCAGATCTGCCTTTTCGCATCAAATCGGCTTCCTCCAATTTTTATAGTTTAGTCACCGATCGTGTTTTAGATCGTGAAATGTTTTCTGAATACAATATAACGATCACAGCTACAGATGAAGGATCTCCATCTTTATCCACAAATAAAACGCTAACACTTAAAATATCTGATGTGAACGACAACGCCCCTGTTTTCCAGCGTCACTCATACACCGCTTATGTGATGGAGAATAATTCACCTGGAGTGTCTATATTTGCAGTGACAGCAACTGACAGAGACTCTGGGAATAATGCGcgcatttcttattttttagaaGATCTTTCTGTCAACGGAGTTTCTGCTTCGTCTTATATTTCCGTTAACGCAGAGAGCGGAGAGATTCTCGCTATTCGATCTTTTGATTACGAGCAAACAAAAGAGTTCAATATTCGCGTAAAAGCGCAGGACGGAGGCAACCCGCCTCTCAACAGCAACGTGAGTGTGAGAATTATTATTCAGGACCAGAATGACAACGCGCCTCAGATTCTGTATCCAGTACAAACTGGTGGCTCTGTGGTGGCTGAAATGGTTCCTCGTTCAGCAGAGGTGGGCTATCTAGTGACTAAAGTGGTGGCTGTGGATGTGGACTCTGGACAGAATGCCTGGCTCTCATATAAACTGCAGAAAGCGACAGACAGGGCGCTGTTTGAAGTGGGCGCACAGAATGGAGAAATAAGAACTGTGCGCCAAGTCACTGATAAAGATGCTGTGAAACAGAAACTCACTGTTATAGTGGAGGACAACGGACAGCCCTCTCGTTCAGCTACAGTCAATATTAACGTGGCTGTGGCGGACACTTTCCCTGAAATGCTCTCCGAGTTCACTGACTTTACGCATGACAAGGAATTAAATGACAACTTGACATTTTATCTCGTGCTGGCCTTGGCTGTAGTTTCGTTTCTCTTTATTGTCTCCATCATCGCTATACTGTCAGTGAAATGCTACAGATGGAGACGTGAGAGGATGTTTTACAAATCTGGTGCTAATCTTCCAGTTATTCCGTATTATCCACCTCTTTACGCAGATGTAGGGGGAACAGGAACTTTACAGCATATGTACAATTATGAAACTTACAGAACCACTGACTCTCGAAAGAGTGATGTGAAATACGCCAGACCTCCTACGGAGAGCATCATTAGTCTGGACACCAGCGGGACACAGACAATCACGCATGCGCAGAGGGAAAAATCTTGTGTCGAATTTGATGAGGTGAGACAAGCAACATATCTTCAAGGATCAATAGGGAGCATTTCACATACTCCTCATTAGATACCAAATTCACTTTAAAGTTTTGCTTTTATATAATTAGataagaattaaaataagaacaaaaacgTAACTATTTAATCCAAATTCTTATGAATTTtctatttaagtattttatttgccAAAAATGCATTCTAACATTCCTCGTTCAATTCAGGATTAAGCGATAACTTTTCAGGATTAAGCGATGGACAGGTGAGCGGGTGTTTTACAAATCTTCCATTCATTCCTTATTATCCACCTCTTTCAGGTGGACAGAAACTGCAAAACATGCATTTCATTTTGAAATGCCTGGAACTGCTTAGGGTCATTAGCTTGGACGGAAACGTACAGGATTGAACGGTTATTCTGGGGCAATCGTATTaactaatttaataatattctacAGTTTTATAACTAGAAGTATTCGAATGGGACATAAACTACAAAGTTATCCTTTATATAACATGTACGTGCTCTTACAtatgtaaattaatttatactttATGTGCTCTTAAATGTGGTTATAATATTTGGGACAATTGTGGTTCACCTTTTTAAGGCTCTGCCTTAATGATGAGAAATCAGCAAAGCCAACCCCTGAACCTTCTAAGCTGGCGTATGCGAAAGAAATATTCACCTGGTGTGTAATCTGTATTTGACAAAATATTACTTAATCTCACTTCtacaattataattaaaattttcaaaGATACTATACTGTTTACATAATACATCTTCACAGACATCGACATCTGTAcgcatctatataaataaaatacagatttttgtccgtacattggtcagaacttgctttttcaatgatatctttacgtttcatataCTGGAGGGCCCAAATCCAGTCTCAAAAAATTGTGTCTGTATGTCGATAAGTCTGTCAAACCAGATTACGTCACAGCATCTAGCGTTGTTTTTACTCATTCAGCGCTTCTGCCATAcacgtcactcaacagagccaatcaattcAGCGCTTTTGTCCCGAGATGGGCGTGGTTATGCGCGTCAATAAATAGAGCCAATCAACGTTATAGTTTACCATGTATACACAGAGTATTCGAAAGACAGAAACGACCGTCATGCATCTACAACCAGGAACAATCCTCAATAATCAGACACGACTTATCATCCCAACATCACGTCCCAACATGACACCTACACTATGAAAACTGCACCTTGCATCATAATTGAAATCAAAATGCTGAgtagaagggaagttatgagcaCTTATGTGACAGATTATGAAGCGGACGTTTTGACAGCGTACTGCGCATGCGTCAATTTCAAACAAAATCTTTTGCAGTGCTTAGATATCTCCCTGTAGTTTAACCTGCGCCACAAGTGATGtaataaacagttatgtgccgggaatctactttaaaataagatactAATAAACTACTtactcaatgtaaacaaacacctgcaccaatagatattaattagaaacgcaaaactaaatattttactgggattatttaatatattcaccgctaaaataacagcactgaagttgtataagtgaattttaacgcgCTGGAGTCgcttaagacaaaacttaatttTGATCGGATCtactttttatttctaatcCGTGATTCATtttccgattaccgaacagggagtgtgtttgcctgaaaatgaaaaaaaatacaacttagtataaacaaggcgtaagatactcaatcTTACccaaaacaaaactttatttatttgtattaataagtaagACAGAAATTTCTACCGGACAGGaaaacaggcagacatgtacgtgggcttcaacctgaaacaataatataactgattacattaaagctgatcagcttattttaagCTTTGATCTTGTAACTATTTCTACAATCTCTTTAACTTTCAACAACAGGTATTAACGCTTGTATTTATAAGTGGGCAATGCTGTTTATATTAGGTATTTCTTTATTCGTTTGTCTTCCGTGTAATTAGGTTGAACTACCTTGTTTCATTGTGGTAATTGAATATACTCTGTGTAATGCTTATTCTTGTCCATAAGTGTCACTGTTGATCAATGTAGGGGATTTTTCTCAAGTATAAAAATCCTACGCCTCCCCCGTATGAACATTTCGCGCGTGTTCACAGCCTTGGattcccatttaaaaaaaattcaacaacgGAGTAAATATCTATTTTCTATTGTTTTTctcagatttctttttaaatcgaTTATTTAATGTAGCAAATACGTTTGGCTTTTATGGACAATCGCGTGGATATTGTATATTAATCCTGTAGGACTCAGTAACGCTGCTGCAGCATCATGGAGGAGAACATATCTGTAGCCTGGcgtttctgtgtgttttttgtctgtttgccCTTAATCAGTGGCGCATCCGGGCAGCTCCGTTATTCCGTAGCTGAGGAAATGCCA belongs to Clarias gariepinus isolate MV-2021 ecotype Netherlands chromosome 2, CGAR_prim_01v2, whole genome shotgun sequence and includes:
- the LOC128543731 gene encoding protocadherin gamma-A11-like isoform X12, whose product is MIGLYSLGARISGSTVRVSTWLTMLGFAFVMAVAHGQVRYSIPEEMNKGSVVGNIVQDLGLDVKRLKSGRARIFTEDSREYIGLNVDKGTLIVRERIDREELCAQVSPCSLHFQIIIENPMELHRIDVEILDINDHAPAFDRKEISIEIFESALSGSRFSLDSAHDPDVGVNTLQRYTLNPMDHFSLKELSRSDGTKYVVMVLKTPLDREQQETHNLILTAFDGGTPQKSGTVKITVTVLDVNDNSPVFSQPIYRVSLFENSLKNSLVVVVSATDKDKGSNGEITYSFSQSTGKEAMDLFSIDSDTGEIKVEGFLDFEKSKQYELDVEANDKGGLVDASKVLIEIIDINDNTPVISVISFSNPIPEDSIPDSTVAMLNIKDVDSGKNGQIKCTVNSDLPFRIKSASSNFYSLVTDRVLDREMFSEYNITITATDEGSPSLSTNKTLTLKISDVNDNAPVFQRHSYTAYVMENNSPGVSIFAVTATDRDSGNNARISYFLEDLSVNGVSASSYISVNAESGEILAIRSFDYEQTKEFNIRVKAQDGGNPPLNSNVSVRIIIQDQNDNAPQILYPVQTGGSVVAEMVPRSAEVGYLVTKVVAVDVDSGQNAWLSYKLQKATDRALFEVGAQNGEIRTVRQVTDKDAVKQKLTVIVEDNGQPSRSATVNINVAVADTFPEMLSEFTDFTHDKELNDNLTFYLVLALAVVSFLFIVSIIAILSVKCYRWRRERMFYKSGANLPVIPYYPPLYADVGGTGTLQHMYNYETYRTTDSRKSDVKYARPPTESIISLDTSGTQTITHAQREKSCVEFDEQQKPPNADWRFNQNQRPGPSGAAATPDVPMGTGPWPNPPTEAEQLQALMAAANEVSEATNTLGPGTMGLSTRYSPQFTLQHVPDYRQNVYIPGSTATLSANPQQPQQPPQALPAPQVTSAQVEPPKPQTPASKKKITKKEKK
- the LOC128543731 gene encoding protocadherin gamma-A11-like isoform X14, coding for MIGLYSLGARISGSTVRVSTWLTMLGFAFVMAVAHGQVRYSIPEEMNKGSVVGNIVQDLGLDVKRLKSGRARIFTEDSREYIGLNVDKGTLIVRERIDREELCAQVSPCSLHFQIIIENPMELHRIDVEILDINDHAPAFDRKEISIEIFESALSGSRFSLDSAHDPDVGVNTLQRYTLNPMDHFSLKELSRSDGTKYVVMVLKTPLDREQQETHNLILTAFDGGTPQKSGTVKITVTVLDVNDNSPVFSQPIYRVSLFENSLKNSLVVVVSATDKDKGSNGEITYSFSQSTGKEAMDLFSIDSDTGEIKVEGFLDFEKSKQYELDVEANDKGGLVDASKVLIEIIDINDNTPVISVISFSNPIPEDSIPDSTVAMLNIKDVDSGKNGQIKCTVNSDLPFRIKSASSNFYSLVTDRVLDREMFSEYNITITATDEGSPSLSTNKTLTLKISDVNDNAPVFQRHSYTAYVMENNSPGVSIFAVTATDRDSGNNARISYFLEDLSVNGVSASSYISVNAESGEILAIRSFDYEQTKEFNIRVKAQDGGNPPLNSNVSVRIIIQDQNDNAPQILYPVQTGGSVVAEMVPRSAEVGYLVTKVVAVDVDSGQNAWLSYKLQKATDRALFEVGAQNGEIRTVRQVTDKDAVKQKLTVIVEDNGQPSRSATVNINVAVADTFPEMLSEFTDFTHDKELNDNLTFYLVLALAVVSFLFIVSIIAILSVKCYRWRRERMFYKSGANLPVIPYYPPLYADVGGTGTLQHMYNYETYRTTDSRKSDVKYARPPTESIISLDTSGTQTITHAQREKSCVEFDEQKPPNADWRFNQNQRPGPSGAAATPDVPMGTGPWPNPPTEAEQLQALMAAANEVSEATNTLGPGTMGLSTRYSPQFTLQHVPDYRQNVYIPGSTATLSANPQQPQQPPQALPAPQVTSAQVEPPKPQTPASKKKITKKEKK